The Desulfuromonas sp. TF DNA segment AGGCGACCGTCAACGCTCTTTCTCAGCTCAAGAGCGCCGAAGAGATCATGGCGCGCCGCGGTCTCAGCGTTGCCGAGTAGGAAAGCGCCGTTAAGGAGAAGGTCATGGCCGGACAAATCAAGGTTACACTGAAGAAAAGCGGCATCGGCCGCAATGAATATTTTACCCGGGTGCTCAAAGGCTTGCGCCTGACCAGGCTCAACAAGACCGTGGTTCTTCCGGACACTCCGGAGATTCGCGGGATGGTGCGCAAAGTTGCCCATATGGTTTCAGTCGAGGACTGATCAGTAAGGAATAGAGACATGGATCTGAGCAATTTAAAACCGGCAATCGGTTCGACCAAAAACAGAAAGCGCATCGGTCGCGGCGCTGGCTCCGGCACCGGCAAGACCGCCGGCAAGGGGCATAAAGGTCAGAACGCCCGAAGCGGCGGCGGCATCAAAGCCGGCTTCGAAGGCGGCCAGATGCCCCTGCAGCGACGTCTGCCCAAGCGTGGGTTCACCTCTCTCAACAAGAAAGTCTATGCCTTGGTCAACCTGCACGACCTTGAACTGTTCGAAGCCGGCAGTGTCGTCGATATGGCGGCTCTCGGGCAGGCTGGGCTGGTCAAGAAGGTGGGCGACGGCATCAAGATTCTGGGTGACGGCGAACTCACCAAGGCCCTGACGGTCAAAGCCCATAAATTCAGCAAGTCGGCCCAGGAACGCATTGAGGCGGCCGGCGGTAAAGCCGAGGTCATCTAAGGTGTTTGCGAGCATCCAGAATATCTTCAATATCCCTGAACTGCGTCGCCGAATCCTCTTCACGCTCGGTATGCTCGCAGTTTATCGGGTCGGCTGTCACATCCCGACTCCCGGTGTCGACGCTCAGGTCCTAGCCAAGTTTTTCGAGGGGACCCAAGGGACCCTGCTCGGTCTGGTCAGCGCCTTTACGGGCGGTGCTCTTGAGCGCATGACGGTGTTTGCCCTGGGGATCATGCCGTACATCAGCGCCTCCATTATCCTGCAGCTGCTGACCGTGGTTTTCGAGCCGGTCGAGCGTATGGCGAAGGAGGGCGAACAGGGGCGCAAGACGATCACCAAATGGACCCGCTATGGCACCATTGTGCTGGCGGTCATTCAGGGCGCCGGCATTGCCGTCGGACTTCAGACCATGCGTGGTCCCGCCGGTGAACTGGTCGTTCCGGACCAGGGATTCGGATTCATTATTCTGACCGTGATCACTCTTACCGCCGGAACCGCATTCATCATGTGGCTGGGAGAGCAGATCACCGAGCGCGGAATAGGCAACGGCATTTCCCTGATCATTTTTGCCGGTATCGTCGCCATGGTTCCGTCGGCCCTGGTCAATTCGATTCGCCTGCTGCAGACCGGCGCTCTGTCTCCGGTGGTGATGCTCTTCATCCTTCTACTCATGGTCGCGGTTATCGCCGCCATCATTTTTATGGAGCGGGGTCAACGACGGGTTCCAATTCACTATGCCAAGCGGGTTGTAGGGATGCGCAACTACGGCGGGCAGACCAGCCACCTTCCTCTCAAGATCAATATGAGTGGGGTTATCCCGCCGATCTTCGCCAGTTCCATCATCATGTTCCCTGCGACGGTGGCCAATCTGGTCGATATCCCATGGGTTCAGACGGTAGCCTCCATGATGGTACCCACCCATTGGCTGTACAACGTTTTTTTCGTTGCATTTATCGTCTTCTTCTGCTACTTCTACACGGCTATCACCTTCAACCCTGTCGATGTTGCAGATAATGTCAAAAAGCAGGGTGGGTATATTCCTGGGATCCGTCCGGGCAAGGCAACGGCCGAGTACCTCGATACCGTCCTCAGTCGCCTCACTTTTGCCGGGGCCATCTACGTATCTCTCGTCTGCGTGTTGCCTACGATCATGATCGGTCAGTTCAATGTCCCGTTTTATTTCGGCGGGACATCGTTGCTCATTGTGGTTGGGGTAGGCCTCGATACCGCTTCACAAATCGAAGCACACCTGATTTCCCGTTCGTACGAGGGATTCATGCAAGGCGTCACCCTCAAGGGTCGTCACGGATAGGAAGATAAGGAATAAGCGATGAAACTCATTCTCCTTGGCCCTCCCGGCGCTGGAAAGGGTACTCAGGCGAAGATGCTGACCGAGCGATTCGATATTCCGCAGATCTCAACCGGTGATATTCTGCGAGCTGCGGTCAAGGATCGGACTCCCATGGGAGTCAAAGCCAAGTCCTTTATGGATGCGGGGGGGCTGGTTCCGGATGACGTCGTTATCGGGATCGTTCGGGAACGTCTGCAGAATCAGGACTGCGCCGCAGGGTTCATTCTCGACGGCTTTCCCCGGACCGTTGCCCAAGCCGATGCTCTCAAGGAAACTCTTCACTCCCTGGGCAAGGATCTGGACGCGGTGATTTCCCTTGAGGTCGATACCGAGGCTCTGGTGGAGCGCCTTACTGGGCGGCGCACCTGCCGGGAATGCGGCCAGGGGTACCATGTAAAGTTCGATCCTCCCCGGGAAGCAGGACGATGTGACGCTTGTGGCGGCGAACTGTTTCAGCGAGATGATGACAGCGAAGAGACGATCCGCAAACGGCTAGAAGTCTATCATGCCCAGACCTCGCCGCTGGCCGCGTACTATCGCAATGAAGATCTCCTCCTTCCCGTTGACGGTATGCAGGAGATCGGTACGGTCCAGGAGAAAATCCTGAGCCATCTTCAGGCCGCTTGAGGTGATTGTCTTAAAGTCCCGCGCCGAGATTGAGCAGATGCGGGTGGCCGGCAGGATGGTTGCCGAAATCCTCCAGCTTCTTCGGGAGAAAGTGGCGCCGGGAGTCACCACCGGAGAACTTGACCGGCTGGCGGAATCTGAATGCAGAAAACGCAAGGCACAACCGGCTTTCAAGGGATACGGCGGATTCCCTTTTACGATTTGCGCTTCGCCGAACGAGCAGGTCGTCCATGGCTTTGCCGACGAAATGCCCCTGAAAGAGGGGGACATTCTGAGTATCGACTTCGGGGTGGTCTATGGAGGGTTTTACGGTGATTCCGCTATCACCATCCCTGTCGGCAGGATAGATCAGGAGAAAAGCCTGCTGCTGCAGGTGACCGAACGATCTCTGGAACTGGGCATTGCCGCCGCCGTCGCGGGCAACCGTCTCTCTGACATATCGCATGCGGTGCAATCCTATGTCGAGGGGGAAGGATTCAGTGTCGTGCGGGAATTCGTCGGACACGGCATCGGGCGCCAACTGCATGAAGCCCCCCAGATTCCAAACTTCGGTCCCCCCGGACAGGGTCCAAGGCTCAAGGCCGGAATGACGCTGGCCATCGAGCCGATGATCAATGCCGGTGCTTCCGGGGTAAAGATCCTTGACGACGGCTGGACGGCCGTTACTATCGATGGTAGGCCTTCGGCTCATTTCGAGCACACGGTGGCGATTACGGAAGAAGGGCCGCAGATTCTCACAGCGGTCTAACAGTTTGCCAGACTGGCTGGCATGGATTTAGCCAGAGGCTGGTTTTTTGTATTTAAGATAGTAGCTATTCGCAACGAGTAAAGGAACGAGTTATGAAAGTTCGCGCTTCGGTCAAGACCATCTGCGACAAATGCAAGGTTATCAAACGCAAGGGAATCGTCAGAGTCATCTGCGAGAATCCTAAACATAAGCAGAGACAGGGTTAACGGGATTAGGAGGATAAGACATTGGCACGTATAGCTGGTATTGACTTACCGAGAAATAAACGGATCGAGGTGGCTCTCACCTATATTTACGGTCTCGGACGCTCCGCATCCCGGGAGATTCTTGCCAAGGCCGGGGTGGACCTTGATACCCGTTCAGATAATCTGACCGAGGCGGAAGTCGCCAAGATCCGTGAGATTCTTGACCGGGAACATAAAGTCGAGGGCGATCTGCGACGCGAGATTTCCACCAATATTAAACGACTCATGGATCTTGGCTGCTATCGTGGCCTGCGCCATCGCCGGGGTCTTCCCGTGCGGGGACAGAAAACAAAAACCAATGCCCGCACCCGAAAGGGTCCTCGTAAGACCGTGGCTGGCAAGAAGAAATAATTGGAGGAATGATGGCTAAGCCAGGCAAGAAAGTAGTCAGAAAAAAGGTCGAAAAGAAGAACATCTCTGCCGGAGTGGCCCACATTCAGGCGACCTTCAACAACACCATAGTGACCATTACGGATGTCGTCGGCAATGTGATCTCCTGGGCCACCGCAGGCGGTCAAGGGTTCAAGGGCTCCCGTAAGAGCACCCCGTTCGCTGCCCAGATGGCTGCTGAAATGGCTGCCAAGAAGGCTCAGGAGCACGGCATGCGCAATGTCGAGGTCCGGGTCAAGGGCCCCGGTGCCGGGCGCGAATCCGCCCTGCGAGCCATCTCGGCAGCCGGCCTCAACATCACGCTGATCAAGGACGTTACGCCCATTCCCCATAATGGATGCCGTCCCCCCAAGCGCAGAAGAGTCTAACGATATAAGGAGGACGAACGTTGGCTAGATACACTGGACCCGTCTGCCGCCTGTGCAGAAGGGAAAATATGAAGCTGTTCCTCAAAGGGGACAGGTGCCATACTGATAAATGCGCCGTCGAGCGCCGCAATTATGCTCCCGGTCAGCACGGACAGGGGCGAATCAAAGTATCCGATTACGGTACGC contains these protein-coding regions:
- the rpmD gene encoding 50S ribosomal protein L30, which codes for MAGQIKVTLKKSGIGRNEYFTRVLKGLRLTRLNKTVVLPDTPEIRGMVRKVAHMVSVED
- the map gene encoding type I methionyl aminopeptidase, with the protein product MIVLKSRAEIEQMRVAGRMVAEILQLLREKVAPGVTTGELDRLAESECRKRKAQPAFKGYGGFPFTICASPNEQVVHGFADEMPLKEGDILSIDFGVVYGGFYGDSAITIPVGRIDQEKSLLLQVTERSLELGIAAAVAGNRLSDISHAVQSYVEGEGFSVVREFVGHGIGRQLHEAPQIPNFGPPGQGPRLKAGMTLAIEPMINAGASGVKILDDGWTAVTIDGRPSAHFEHTVAITEEGPQILTAV
- a CDS encoding adenylate kinase, producing the protein MKLILLGPPGAGKGTQAKMLTERFDIPQISTGDILRAAVKDRTPMGVKAKSFMDAGGLVPDDVVIGIVRERLQNQDCAAGFILDGFPRTVAQADALKETLHSLGKDLDAVISLEVDTEALVERLTGRRTCRECGQGYHVKFDPPREAGRCDACGGELFQRDDDSEETIRKRLEVYHAQTSPLAAYYRNEDLLLPVDGMQEIGTVQEKILSHLQAA
- the rplO gene encoding 50S ribosomal protein L15; its protein translation is MDLSNLKPAIGSTKNRKRIGRGAGSGTGKTAGKGHKGQNARSGGGIKAGFEGGQMPLQRRLPKRGFTSLNKKVYALVNLHDLELFEAGSVVDMAALGQAGLVKKVGDGIKILGDGELTKALTVKAHKFSKSAQERIEAAGGKAEVI
- the rpmJ gene encoding 50S ribosomal protein L36, whose amino-acid sequence is MKVRASVKTICDKCKVIKRKGIVRVICENPKHKQRQG
- the rpsK gene encoding 30S ribosomal protein S11; translated protein: MAKPGKKVVRKKVEKKNISAGVAHIQATFNNTIVTITDVVGNVISWATAGGQGFKGSRKSTPFAAQMAAEMAAKKAQEHGMRNVEVRVKGPGAGRESALRAISAAGLNITLIKDVTPIPHNGCRPPKRRRV
- the secY gene encoding preprotein translocase subunit SecY — protein: MFASIQNIFNIPELRRRILFTLGMLAVYRVGCHIPTPGVDAQVLAKFFEGTQGTLLGLVSAFTGGALERMTVFALGIMPYISASIILQLLTVVFEPVERMAKEGEQGRKTITKWTRYGTIVLAVIQGAGIAVGLQTMRGPAGELVVPDQGFGFIILTVITLTAGTAFIMWLGEQITERGIGNGISLIIFAGIVAMVPSALVNSIRLLQTGALSPVVMLFILLLMVAVIAAIIFMERGQRRVPIHYAKRVVGMRNYGGQTSHLPLKINMSGVIPPIFASSIIMFPATVANLVDIPWVQTVASMMVPTHWLYNVFFVAFIVFFCYFYTAITFNPVDVADNVKKQGGYIPGIRPGKATAEYLDTVLSRLTFAGAIYVSLVCVLPTIMIGQFNVPFYFGGTSLLIVVGVGLDTASQIEAHLISRSYEGFMQGVTLKGRHG
- the rpsM gene encoding 30S ribosomal protein S13, which produces MARIAGIDLPRNKRIEVALTYIYGLGRSASREILAKAGVDLDTRSDNLTEAEVAKIREILDREHKVEGDLRREISTNIKRLMDLGCYRGLRHRRGLPVRGQKTKTNARTRKGPRKTVAGKKK